A window of the Cystobacter fuscus genome harbors these coding sequences:
- a CDS encoding HAMP domain-containing sensor histidine kinase produces MRRHGRGHGHGHGPWESPGGWPPRPMTRLGVYVRARLRRRLFLWFGISILVTGVVVGSVMNLVGGNSWRQELERVRTFAIHRLADVWDEPERRDALVREVSTDLLLDIELLDASGKSLVRAGEPCLGPANVILPVEHEGVRLGTAYVCSGRTRSRTPWRGTLFWAVSGLTMWMASGWVARRLARPLDMLARAVQQLGEGRLETRVDLGRHATGEMQLLASAFNEMAARIERQMADQRELLATVSHELRTPLAHLRVLVELMRDAGGPERTADQMEREIVELDALVGELLASSRLDFGQLNPHALEGKDLAQRALERTGLSAELLSVEVPDTKLVGDATLLGRALTNLLDNARGHGQGVEALRLVEREGRLAFCVEDRGPGLPPGEEARVFEPFYRGSAGGERREAGSLGLGLALVRRIARAHGGEAFAENRPEGGARVGFTLERGGRPAAG; encoded by the coding sequence GTGAGACGGCACGGGCGCGGGCACGGGCACGGGCACGGGCCCTGGGAATCGCCCGGCGGCTGGCCTCCCCGCCCGATGACCCGGCTCGGCGTCTATGTCCGGGCCCGGCTGCGCCGACGGCTCTTCCTCTGGTTCGGCATCTCCATCCTCGTCACCGGCGTCGTGGTGGGCTCGGTGATGAACCTGGTGGGAGGCAACTCCTGGCGCCAGGAGCTCGAGCGCGTGCGCACCTTCGCCATCCACCGGCTCGCGGATGTCTGGGACGAGCCCGAGCGGCGCGACGCCCTCGTGCGCGAGGTGTCCACGGATCTGCTGCTCGACATCGAGCTGCTCGACGCCTCGGGCAAGAGCCTCGTGCGCGCCGGAGAGCCGTGTCTCGGCCCCGCCAACGTCATCCTCCCGGTGGAGCACGAAGGCGTGCGGCTCGGCACCGCCTACGTCTGCTCCGGGCGCACCCGGAGCCGCACTCCCTGGCGTGGCACCCTGTTCTGGGCCGTGAGCGGACTCACGATGTGGATGGCCTCGGGCTGGGTGGCCCGGCGGCTGGCCCGGCCCCTGGACATGCTCGCGCGCGCCGTGCAGCAGTTGGGCGAGGGCCGGCTGGAGACGCGGGTGGACCTGGGCCGCCACGCCACCGGGGAGATGCAGCTCCTGGCCTCCGCTTTCAATGAGATGGCCGCGCGCATCGAACGGCAGATGGCGGACCAGCGCGAGCTGCTGGCCACCGTGTCCCACGAGCTGCGCACACCACTCGCGCACCTGCGCGTGCTCGTGGAGCTGATGCGCGACGCCGGAGGACCCGAGCGCACCGCGGACCAGATGGAGCGAGAGATCGTGGAGCTGGATGCCCTGGTGGGCGAGCTGCTCGCCAGCTCCCGCCTGGACTTCGGCCAGCTCAACCCCCACGCCCTGGAGGGGAAGGATCTGGCGCAGCGGGCCCTGGAGCGCACGGGCCTGTCCGCCGAGCTGCTCTCGGTGGAGGTGCCCGACACGAAGCTGGTGGGCGACGCCACGCTGCTGGGGCGCGCGCTGACCAACCTGCTCGACAACGCGCGCGGACACGGCCAGGGGGTGGAGGCGCTGCGGTTGGTGGAGCGCGAGGGGCGGCTCGCCTTCTGCGTGGAGGACCGGGGGCCGGGACTGCCACCGGGAGAGGAGGCCCGCGTCTTCGAGCCCTTCTATCGGGGCAGCGCGGGCGGAGAGCGGCGCGAGGCGGGCTCGCTGGGCCTGGGGCTCGCGCTGGTGCGGCGCATCGCCCGGGCCCACGGCGGAGAGGCCTTCGCGGAGAACCGGCCCGAGGGCGGCGCGCGCGTGGGTTTCACCCTGGAGCGCGGCGGCCGCCCGGCGGCGGGGTGA
- a CDS encoding carboxypeptidase regulatory-like domain-containing protein has translation MKLRTLGIALLGTVGLTALAACKQESPPAPVPTEPSSRTQNAAAEATPAEESPEPEPLTGGGTVQGTITFKGTPPTPAPVTPSQDPSCQGMPLVDQSLQVKAGKLENVLVRVRGLMPRSPRTRPAVVDQKQCSYTPRVQGVAVGQPILIKNSDGTLHNARAISGTKSIFNVAQPPNGKPVQRTLPADAEVVRFKCDIHPWMVSWVVVNPNPYFATSNADGAYSIEHLPAGTYTLEAWHEVLGTKTAEVTVKEGESTTLAFEFSPEDAKNSASGSVK, from the coding sequence ATGAAGTTGCGTACGCTGGGGATCGCGCTGCTGGGCACGGTGGGACTCACCGCCCTGGCCGCCTGCAAGCAGGAGAGCCCCCCCGCGCCCGTTCCGACGGAGCCGTCCTCGCGGACCCAGAACGCGGCGGCGGAGGCGACTCCCGCCGAGGAGTCGCCCGAGCCCGAGCCCCTGACGGGCGGCGGCACCGTCCAGGGCACCATCACCTTCAAGGGCACACCGCCCACGCCCGCGCCCGTCACCCCCAGCCAGGATCCCTCCTGCCAGGGCATGCCGTTGGTGGACCAGTCCCTCCAGGTGAAGGCGGGCAAGCTGGAGAACGTGCTCGTGCGCGTGCGCGGATTGATGCCCCGCTCGCCCCGGACGCGGCCCGCCGTCGTGGACCAGAAGCAGTGCAGCTACACCCCCCGGGTGCAGGGCGTCGCCGTGGGGCAGCCCATCCTCATCAAGAACAGCGACGGCACGCTGCACAACGCGCGGGCCATCTCGGGCACGAAGTCCATCTTCAACGTGGCCCAACCGCCCAATGGCAAGCCCGTGCAGCGCACGCTGCCGGCCGACGCCGAGGTGGTCCGCTTCAAGTGCGACATCCACCCGTGGATGGTGTCCTGGGTGGTGGTGAATCCCAACCCGTACTTCGCCACCTCCAACGCGGACGGGGCCTACTCCATCGAGCACCTGCCCGCGGGCACCTACACGCTCGAGGCCTGGCACGAGGTGCTCGGCACCAAGACGGCCGAGGTGACGGTGAAGGAAGGGGAGAGCACGACGCTCGCCTTCGAGTTCTCCCCCGAGGACGCCAAGAACAGCGCGTCGGGCTCGGTGAAGTAG
- a CDS encoding ABC transporter permease, with product MNAHASSLSDTSLSPEPRLERVEPVAPARAPRVPGALALQWATVRVLLSRDVVRFFRQPSRVVGALAQPILFWFVIGAGFSGSFRVEGARGLDYQRFSFPGVVAMVLLFSAIFATISVIEDRREGFLQSVLAGPGSRLSVVLGKALGSSAIALLQASLFLLFAPLAGVSAATVNVPLLLSVMGLSALALTCMGIALAWWVRSTAGYHAVMSVVLLPMWVLSGSLFPLNGASPVLAWVMRLNPLRFAVEGLRRALYGTEASLALGSSSAGLELPVLCVFAAVFTGLAAFSISRRE from the coding sequence ATGAACGCCCACGCCTCCTCCCTCTCCGACACCTCCCTGTCCCCCGAGCCCCGGCTCGAGCGGGTGGAGCCGGTCGCCCCCGCGCGGGCTCCGCGTGTGCCGGGCGCGCTCGCGCTCCAGTGGGCCACGGTGCGCGTGCTGCTCTCGCGTGACGTGGTGCGCTTCTTCCGTCAGCCCAGCCGCGTGGTGGGCGCGCTCGCCCAGCCCATCCTCTTCTGGTTCGTCATCGGCGCGGGCTTCTCCGGCTCCTTCCGCGTGGAGGGGGCCCGGGGCCTGGACTACCAGCGCTTCTCCTTCCCGGGCGTGGTCGCCATGGTGCTGCTCTTCAGCGCCATCTTCGCCACCATCTCCGTCATCGAGGACCGGCGCGAGGGCTTCCTCCAGTCCGTGCTGGCCGGGCCCGGCTCGCGCCTGTCGGTGGTGCTGGGCAAGGCGCTGGGCTCCTCGGCCATCGCGCTGCTGCAGGCCTCGCTCTTCCTGCTCTTCGCGCCGCTGGCCGGCGTGTCGGCCGCCACGGTGAACGTGCCCCTGTTGCTCTCGGTGATGGGGCTGTCCGCCCTGGCCCTCACCTGCATGGGCATCGCGCTCGCGTGGTGGGTGCGCTCCACCGCCGGCTACCACGCCGTCATGAGCGTGGTGCTGCTGCCCATGTGGGTGCTCTCCGGCTCCCTCTTCCCGCTCAACGGCGCCAGTCCCGTGCTGGCGTGGGTGATGCGCCTCAACCCCCTGCGCTTCGCCGTCGAGGGACTGCGGCGCGCGCTCTATGGCACCGAGGCCTCGCTCGCCCTGGGCTCCTCGTCCGCCGGGCTCGAGCTGCCCGTGCTGTGCGTCTTCGCCGCCGTCTTCACGGGACTGGCCGCGTTCAGCATCAGCCGCCGGGAATGA
- a CDS encoding ABC transporter ATP-binding protein, which translates to MASPVTALSSVPLLQLDGLTRRFKSRVALDGLSLSVRAGEIVGLLGPNGAGKSTTFQVLAGLLAPDAGRILFEGRPLSLHDPSLRQRLGIIFQRGSLDDLMSARENLLLGARLYGLTGEHARTRVEEMLRLIGLEARGDERVGTWSGGMRRRLELARALVHQPRVLLMDEPTQGLDEASFRSFWAHLRALRDTEGLTVLLTTHRADEAQLCDRLAVLDAGRLVAMDTPAALTARVGGDLLILEGREPEALAAEVRERLGLEARVVEGHVQVEAERGHALVPRLVEAFPAGRLAAVSLRRPTLADVFLQLTGRTLGADQPTAEPSKRKSRR; encoded by the coding sequence TTGGCCTCTCCGGTCACGGCGCTCTCGTCCGTGCCCCTGCTCCAGCTCGACGGTCTCACCCGGCGCTTCAAGTCGCGCGTGGCGCTCGATGGCTTGAGCCTCTCGGTGCGCGCGGGGGAGATCGTCGGCCTGCTCGGCCCCAACGGGGCGGGCAAGTCCACCACCTTCCAGGTGCTCGCCGGACTGCTGGCCCCCGACGCGGGCCGCATCCTCTTCGAGGGGCGGCCCCTGTCGCTGCATGATCCCTCGCTGCGCCAGCGCCTGGGCATCATCTTCCAGCGCGGCAGCCTGGATGATCTCATGAGCGCGCGGGAGAACCTCCTGCTCGGCGCCCGGTTGTATGGGCTGACGGGTGAGCACGCCCGCACACGCGTGGAGGAGATGCTCCGGCTCATCGGCCTGGAGGCGCGTGGGGACGAGCGCGTGGGCACCTGGTCGGGGGGGATGCGGCGGCGGCTCGAGCTGGCGCGGGCGCTCGTGCACCAGCCCCGCGTGCTCCTCATGGACGAGCCCACCCAGGGGCTCGACGAGGCGTCCTTCCGCTCCTTCTGGGCCCACCTGCGCGCGCTGCGCGACACCGAGGGCCTCACGGTGCTGCTCACCACCCACCGCGCCGACGAGGCGCAGCTGTGTGATCGCCTGGCGGTCCTGGACGCCGGGCGGCTGGTGGCCATGGACACGCCCGCGGCCCTGACCGCGCGGGTGGGGGGAGATCTCCTCATCCTCGAGGGCCGCGAGCCCGAGGCGCTCGCGGCCGAGGTGCGCGAGCGCCTGGGGCTGGAGGCGCGCGTGGTGGAGGGGCACGTGCAGGTGGAGGCCGAGCGGGGCCATGCCCTGGTGCCCCGCCTGGTGGAGGCCTTTCCCGCGGGCCGGCTCGCCGCGGTGTCGCTGCGCCGGCCCACGCTCGCGGATGTCTTCCTTCAACTCACGGGCCGCACCCTGGGGGCGGATCAACCCACCGCCGAGCCTTCCAAGAGGAAAAGCCGTCGATGA
- the cyoE gene encoding heme o synthase, whose translation MIARAVSSPSFASDLMSLTKPRLSGLVLATTAGGMWLAPGALTVSRMLVTLLATAGTVGAANALNCYWERHSDRFMARTSNRPLPSGRMEPQVALAFGVGLAAVCLPALALGANPLTALLGLVALLSYVLVYTPLKAHSSIAMLVGAVPGALPPLMGWTAVTGQIDAGGYVLFSILFLWQIPHFIAIALFRQDEYVAAGLKSVPIERGEDSSRLQIVLYLVALVPMSLLPFQLGISGGWYLAAAVLLGLSFLGLGAAGLFRRLGRAWARQTFLFSLLYLTGLFAAMMLDSGGHG comes from the coding sequence GTGATTGCGCGTGCCGTGAGTTCGCCGAGCTTCGCCTCGGATCTGATGTCCCTCACCAAGCCGAGGCTGTCGGGCCTGGTGCTGGCCACCACCGCGGGCGGCATGTGGTTGGCCCCCGGAGCGCTGACGGTGTCGCGCATGCTGGTGACGCTCCTGGCCACCGCCGGCACGGTGGGCGCGGCCAACGCGCTCAACTGCTACTGGGAGCGCCACAGCGACCGCTTCATGGCGCGCACGAGCAACCGCCCCCTGCCCTCCGGACGCATGGAGCCCCAGGTCGCGCTCGCCTTCGGGGTGGGGCTCGCCGCGGTGTGCCTGCCGGCGCTCGCGCTGGGAGCCAACCCGCTCACCGCGCTGCTGGGCCTCGTGGCGCTGCTCAGCTACGTGCTCGTGTACACGCCGCTCAAGGCCCACTCCTCCATCGCCATGCTGGTGGGCGCGGTGCCCGGCGCGCTCCCCCCGCTCATGGGCTGGACGGCCGTCACGGGGCAGATCGACGCGGGCGGCTACGTCCTCTTCTCCATCCTCTTCCTCTGGCAGATCCCCCACTTCATCGCCATCGCCCTGTTCCGCCAGGACGAGTACGTGGCGGCCGGCCTCAAGTCCGTCCCCATCGAGCGGGGCGAGGACTCGAGCCGCCTGCAGATCGTCCTCTACCTCGTGGCGCTGGTGCCCATGAGCCTCTTGCCCTTCCAGCTCGGCATCTCCGGGGGCTGGTACCTCGCCGCGGCGGTGCTGCTGGGCCTGTCCTTCCTCGGCCTGGGCGCGGCGGGGCTCTTCCGGCGCCTGGGAAGGGCCTGGGCCCGCCAGACGTTCTTGTTCAGCCTGCTGTACCTGACCGGCCTTTTCGCCGCGATGATGCTCGACAGCGGGGGACATGGTTGA
- a CDS encoding DUF2760 domain-containing protein — MTDQPSLSFFARLWLALVCFWRIWLDRSFAQAVLPVREADRAGKLPAGTLVPEPTPTRPTPPPSAPAPLPPEREHASALQLLAMLQREGRLVDFLQEDVAAFPDEDVGAAARIVHEGCRKVLRQYLALEPVLPQNEGDSVQVPAGFDAQRIRLTGNVAGQPPYSGSLKHKGWVITSVTFPSTSPALDPRVLAPAEVELS, encoded by the coding sequence ATGACCGACCAGCCCTCGCTCTCGTTCTTCGCCCGTCTGTGGCTCGCCCTCGTGTGCTTCTGGCGAATCTGGCTCGATCGCTCGTTCGCCCAGGCCGTGTTGCCCGTGCGCGAGGCCGACCGGGCCGGCAAGCTGCCGGCGGGTACCCTCGTCCCCGAGCCGACGCCCACGCGGCCCACCCCGCCCCCCTCGGCGCCCGCCCCTCTGCCCCCCGAGCGGGAGCACGCCTCGGCCCTCCAGTTGCTCGCCATGCTCCAGCGCGAGGGCCGCCTCGTCGACTTCCTCCAGGAGGACGTGGCCGCCTTCCCGGATGAGGACGTGGGGGCCGCCGCGCGCATCGTCCACGAGGGGTGCCGCAAGGTGCTGCGCCAGTACCTCGCCCTGGAGCCCGTGCTCCCCCAGAACGAGGGCGACAGCGTGCAGGTGCCCGCCGGCTTCGACGCCCAGCGCATCCGCCTCACCGGCAACGTGGCCGGCCAGCCACCCTACTCCGGCTCGCTCAAGCACAAGGGCTGGGTCATCACCTCCGTGACGTTCCCCTCCACCAGTCCGGCCTTGGATCCGCGGGTGCTCGCGCCCGCCGAAGTCGAGCTGTCCTGA
- a CDS encoding Hsp70 family protein, producing the protein MSRYAIGIDLGTTHSAVSYLNLEGGQARGPAQSMLPIPQLTAPGTVEARTLLPSFLYLPGAQEFPPGSLALPWNPNAPALVGEFARAHGAKVPTRLVSSAKSWLSHPGVDRRGALLPWQAPEEVQRVSPVEAATRYLRHLREAWDHTFARSREEAGNAMAAQDVILTVPASFDAAARDLTLEAARAAGLENVLLLEEPQAALYAWLEAQGESFRKNMKVGEVILVVDVGGGTTDFSLITVRDRAGEVELTRVAVGDHILLGGDNMDLALAHTLQQRLTAEGKKLDAWQFNALTHGCRMAKESLYGNAAFTHAPIAIASRGSSLLGGTIRTELTREELDRVLTEGFFPPSPVTELPRVARRTGLAQMALPYAQEAAVTRHLAAFLTRQAQALANSPDSPVDVGGKAFIHPTAVLFNGGVFKAGPLKARVMEVLNTWLAADGGKPARELEGADLDLAVARGAAYYGWVREGHGLRIRGGTARAYYVGVETAMPAVPGMEPPVKALCVAPFGMEEGTQADVPPQEFGLVTGEPTSFRFFASSVRRDDKVGTFVDDVEGNGEFEELAPVETTLPGTPAPFGDLTPVNLQAAVTEVGTLELRCLEKNGPGRWKLELNVRMKE; encoded by the coding sequence ATGTCCCGCTACGCGATTGGAATCGATCTCGGCACCACGCACTCCGCGGTCTCCTACCTCAACCTCGAGGGTGGCCAGGCCCGGGGTCCCGCGCAGTCCATGCTGCCCATTCCCCAGCTCACCGCCCCGGGGACCGTGGAAGCGCGCACGCTCCTGCCCTCCTTCCTCTACCTGCCCGGCGCCCAGGAGTTCCCTCCCGGAAGCCTCGCCCTGCCGTGGAATCCGAACGCCCCCGCGCTCGTGGGTGAGTTCGCCCGCGCCCATGGGGCCAAGGTGCCCACGCGCCTCGTCTCCTCGGCGAAGAGCTGGCTGAGCCACCCCGGAGTGGACCGGCGCGGCGCGCTCCTTCCCTGGCAGGCCCCCGAGGAGGTGCAGCGCGTCTCCCCGGTGGAGGCCGCCACGCGCTACCTGCGCCACCTGCGCGAGGCGTGGGATCACACCTTCGCCCGCTCGCGCGAGGAAGCGGGCAACGCCATGGCCGCCCAGGACGTCATCCTCACCGTGCCGGCCTCGTTCGACGCCGCCGCGCGCGACTTGACGCTCGAGGCCGCCCGGGCCGCGGGGCTGGAGAACGTCCTGCTCCTGGAGGAGCCCCAGGCGGCGCTCTACGCGTGGCTCGAGGCCCAGGGCGAGTCCTTCCGCAAGAACATGAAGGTGGGCGAGGTCATCCTCGTGGTGGACGTGGGCGGTGGCACCACGGACTTCTCGCTCATCACCGTGCGCGACCGCGCGGGCGAGGTGGAGCTCACGCGCGTGGCCGTGGGCGACCACATCCTCCTGGGCGGCGACAACATGGACCTGGCGCTCGCGCACACGCTCCAGCAGCGCCTCACCGCCGAGGGCAAGAAGCTGGACGCCTGGCAGTTCAACGCCCTCACCCATGGCTGCCGCATGGCCAAGGAGTCCCTCTACGGCAACGCGGCCTTCACCCACGCGCCCATCGCCATCGCCAGCCGCGGCTCCTCGCTCCTGGGCGGCACCATCCGCACGGAGCTGACCCGGGAGGAGCTCGACCGGGTCCTCACCGAGGGCTTCTTCCCGCCCTCCCCCGTCACCGAGCTGCCCCGGGTGGCCCGGCGCACCGGCCTCGCGCAGATGGCCCTGCCGTACGCGCAGGAGGCGGCGGTGACGCGCCACCTGGCCGCCTTCCTCACCCGGCAGGCCCAGGCCCTGGCCAACTCCCCGGACTCGCCCGTCGACGTGGGCGGCAAGGCCTTCATCCACCCCACCGCCGTGCTCTTCAACGGAGGCGTCTTCAAGGCCGGCCCCCTCAAGGCCCGGGTGATGGAGGTGCTCAACACGTGGCTCGCCGCCGATGGGGGCAAGCCCGCCCGGGAGCTCGAGGGCGCGGACCTGGACCTCGCCGTGGCCCGGGGCGCCGCCTACTACGGCTGGGTGCGCGAGGGCCATGGCCTGCGCATCCGCGGCGGCACCGCGCGCGCCTACTACGTGGGCGTGGAGACCGCCATGCCCGCCGTGCCCGGCATGGAGCCCCCCGTGAAGGCGCTGTGCGTGGCCCCCTTCGGCATGGAGGAAGGCACCCAGGCGGACGTGCCTCCCCAGGAGTTCGGCCTCGTCACCGGTGAGCCCACGAGCTTCCGCTTCTTCGCCTCGTCCGTGCGGCGCGACGACAAGGTGGGCACCTTCGTGGACGACGTGGAGGGCAACGGCGAGTTCGAGGAGCTGGCCCCCGTGGAGACGACGCTCCCCGGCACGCCCGCTCCCTTCGGCGACCTGACGCCCGTCAACCTCCAGGCCGCCGTCACCGAGGTGGGCACGCTGGAGCTGCGCTGCCTGGAGAAGAACGGCCCCGGCCGCTGGAAACTGGAGCTCAACGTCCGCATGAAGGAATAG
- a CDS encoding Hsp70 family protein, protein MHIVGIDLGTTHCAVASVDPTKGPTAPVEDFPVPQLVRQGEVSARPLLPSCVYVPAGHELAEGALRLPWGDGGTQVVGEFARWQGARVPGRVVTSAKSWLCHPGVDRSAPILPWGAPADVAKLSPVEASALLLSHIAHAWNHAHPDKPLAQQEVVITVPASFDEAARALTVSAARRAGLEKFTLLEEPQAAFYDYTARHRKDLAKSLEEVRLVLVVDVGGGTTDFTLVHAGVSPEGPMLRRLAVGEHLMLGGDNMDAALARRLEEKLFPDGNRRLSATQWTQALQAARTAKESLLGTAPPERHGVSLVAGGSKLLGGSLSTDLTREEAEALVLEGFFPQVGAQERPRRAARMALQELGLPYAQDAAITRHLAAFLAQHAAAGFTALGESAPTEGALPRPDAILLNGGVFNSPRLAERLVDAVSAWWPGAPRIRLLRHESLELAVARGATYYGLVRRGHGLRIGGGAARAYYVALQRPADSAEQPVLCLIPRGFEEGQHADIGERSFSLTLGQPVQFTLYSTTSDRIDKPGDVVPLTEELKDELKPLPPIHTVLKGATGKAALVPVHLRSGLTEIGTLELFAVSNVADERWRLEFELRGTSGERELTVTESMPARFAEAKDNVDRLYGNKPLPVGPKDIKQLSRTLEKVLGPRETWRVPVLRELWSALFAGAAKRRRTADHERVFYSLTGYTLRPGFGYPLDHWRAEQTFSLFEPLVQHHTEKSVWVEFWVMWRRIAGGLSEAQQRKLYDYLKPHLARKIPLDAPTPPGKAKGIQPEGLDEMVRTAASLEHLEPTDKAELGGWMAARLKAENKGGGPWPWALGRLGARVPLYGSGHKVVAVEVAEAWLSLLLDLGLPRIDGAPFAAAQLARFTGDRMRDISPDLRARTAEALRAAKAADTWVRMVTEVVALEAADEARALGDTLPAGLRL, encoded by the coding sequence ATGCACATCGTCGGCATCGACCTCGGAACCACCCACTGCGCCGTCGCCTCGGTGGACCCCACGAAGGGCCCCACCGCTCCCGTGGAGGACTTCCCCGTCCCCCAACTGGTGCGTCAGGGCGAGGTGAGCGCCCGGCCCCTGCTGCCCTCCTGTGTCTACGTGCCCGCCGGACACGAGCTCGCCGAGGGGGCCCTGCGGCTACCCTGGGGCGACGGCGGCACCCAGGTCGTGGGCGAGTTCGCCCGCTGGCAGGGCGCCCGGGTGCCGGGCCGCGTCGTCACCTCCGCCAAGAGCTGGCTGTGTCACCCGGGCGTGGACCGCTCGGCGCCCATCCTCCCCTGGGGCGCTCCCGCCGACGTGGCCAAGCTGTCCCCCGTGGAGGCCAGCGCCCTGCTGCTCTCCCATATCGCCCACGCGTGGAACCACGCCCACCCGGACAAGCCCCTCGCCCAGCAGGAGGTGGTCATCACCGTGCCCGCCTCCTTCGACGAGGCCGCGCGCGCCCTCACCGTGAGCGCCGCGCGCCGGGCGGGCCTGGAGAAGTTCACCCTCCTCGAGGAGCCCCAGGCGGCCTTCTACGACTACACCGCGCGCCACCGGAAGGACCTCGCGAAATCCCTGGAAGAGGTGCGGCTGGTGCTCGTGGTGGACGTGGGCGGTGGCACCACCGACTTCACCCTCGTGCACGCGGGCGTGTCCCCCGAGGGCCCCATGCTGCGGCGACTCGCGGTGGGCGAGCACCTCATGCTCGGCGGCGACAACATGGACGCGGCGCTCGCCCGCCGGCTGGAGGAGAAGCTCTTCCCCGACGGCAACCGGCGCCTGTCCGCCACCCAGTGGACCCAGGCGCTCCAGGCCGCGCGCACCGCCAAGGAGTCCCTGCTCGGCACCGCTCCCCCCGAGCGCCATGGCGTGTCCCTCGTCGCCGGGGGCAGCAAACTCCTCGGCGGCTCGCTGTCCACGGACCTCACGCGCGAGGAGGCCGAGGCGCTCGTGCTGGAGGGCTTCTTCCCCCAGGTGGGAGCCCAGGAGCGGCCCCGGCGCGCCGCGCGCATGGCGCTCCAGGAGCTGGGCCTGCCCTACGCCCAGGACGCCGCCATCACCCGGCACCTGGCCGCCTTCCTCGCGCAGCACGCCGCCGCGGGCTTCACCGCGCTCGGGGAGTCCGCCCCCACCGAAGGCGCCCTGCCCCGCCCGGATGCCATCCTCCTCAACGGCGGTGTCTTCAACTCGCCACGGCTGGCCGAGCGGCTCGTGGACGCGGTGAGCGCCTGGTGGCCCGGAGCGCCGCGCATCCGGCTGTTGCGGCACGAGTCGCTGGAGCTGGCCGTGGCCCGGGGCGCGACGTACTACGGGCTCGTGCGGCGCGGGCACGGCCTGCGCATCGGCGGAGGCGCGGCGCGCGCGTACTACGTGGCTCTGCAGCGCCCGGCGGACAGCGCGGAGCAGCCGGTGCTCTGCCTCATCCCCCGCGGCTTCGAGGAGGGCCAGCACGCCGACATCGGCGAGCGCTCCTTCTCGCTCACGCTCGGCCAGCCCGTGCAGTTCACCCTCTACTCCACCACGAGCGACCGCATCGACAAGCCGGGCGACGTGGTGCCGCTCACCGAAGAGCTCAAGGACGAGCTCAAGCCCCTGCCCCCCATCCACACGGTGCTCAAGGGCGCCACGGGCAAGGCGGCCCTGGTGCCCGTGCACCTGCGCTCGGGGCTCACGGAGATCGGCACGCTGGAGCTGTTCGCCGTGTCCAACGTGGCCGACGAGCGCTGGCGCCTGGAGTTCGAGCTGCGGGGCACCAGCGGCGAGCGCGAGCTCACCGTCACCGAGTCCATGCCGGCGCGCTTCGCCGAGGCCAAGGACAACGTCGACCGGCTCTACGGCAACAAGCCGCTGCCCGTCGGGCCCAAGGACATCAAGCAGCTGTCGCGCACGCTGGAGAAGGTGCTCGGCCCCCGGGAGACCTGGCGCGTGCCCGTGCTGCGCGAGCTGTGGAGCGCGCTCTTCGCCGGAGCCGCCAAGCGCCGCCGCACCGCGGACCACGAGCGCGTCTTCTACAGCCTCACCGGCTACACGCTGCGCCCGGGCTTCGGCTACCCCCTGGACCACTGGCGCGCCGAGCAGACGTTCTCCCTGTTCGAGCCGCTCGTGCAGCACCACACCGAGAAGTCCGTCTGGGTGGAGTTCTGGGTGATGTGGCGGCGCATCGCCGGCGGACTGAGCGAGGCGCAGCAGCGCAAGCTGTACGACTACCTCAAGCCGCACCTGGCCCGGAAAATCCCCCTGGACGCCCCCACGCCCCCCGGCAAGGCCAAGGGCATCCAACCCGAGGGCCTGGACGAAATGGTGCGCACCGCGGCGTCGCTCGAGCACCTGGAGCCCACGGACAAGGCGGAGCTGGGCGGGTGGATGGCGGCGCGGCTGAAGGCGGAGAACAAGGGCGGCGGGCCCTGGCCCTGGGCCCTCGGCCGGCTGGGCGCGCGCGTGCCGCTCTACGGCAGCGGCCACAAGGTGGTGGCGGTGGAGGTGGCCGAGGCCTGGCTGTCCCTGCTGCTGGACCTGGGCCTGCCGCGCATCGACGGCGCCCCGTTCGCCGCGGCCCAGCTCGCGCGCTTCACCGGAGACCGCATGCGCGACATCTCCCCCGACCTGCGAGCGAGAACCGCCGAGGCCCTGCGCGCGGCCAAGGCCGCCGACACCTGGGTGCGCATGGTGACCGAGGTGGTGGCCCTGGAGGCCGCCGACGAGGCCCGCGCGCTCGGCGATACCCTGCCCGCCGGTCTGCGCTTGTAG
- a CDS encoding AMP-binding enzyme — protein MGLDFPGNTPPVFPPSVCLPLSPQGHLDEDGHPWHDEPLLRDGWYRTRELCILREEETLEVLGRTDLGVKRDGRLLMLTDIEATVERVAGVERAVAVLGSEGLRGRRLIAFCVPREGEHLEPARIRTACLDLMPGYAIPDEIRLLRVLPLLPSGKVDRQALRTLAMTSPLRASARTPPLSTHTARPPREQSHPFLLS, from the coding sequence GTGGGTTTAGATTTCCCCGGCAACACGCCCCCAGTCTTCCCTCCGAGCGTATGTCTCCCCCTGTCGCCCCAAGGCCATCTCGACGAGGACGGCCATCCCTGGCACGACGAGCCGCTCCTGCGGGACGGCTGGTACCGCACCCGGGAGCTCTGCATCCTCCGCGAGGAGGAAACGCTCGAGGTCCTGGGCCGGACGGATCTCGGCGTCAAACGGGACGGACGCCTCCTCATGCTCACCGACATCGAGGCCACCGTGGAGCGGGTCGCCGGCGTGGAGCGGGCCGTCGCGGTCCTCGGGTCGGAGGGACTCCGGGGCCGGCGCCTCATCGCCTTCTGCGTTCCCCGCGAGGGAGAGCACCTCGAGCCCGCGCGGATCCGCACCGCCTGCCTCGACCTGATGCCCGGCTACGCGATCCCGGATGAAATCCGGCTCCTCCGCGTCCTGCCCCTGCTGCCCAGCGGCAAGGTGGATCGTCAGGCCCTGCGCACGCTGGCCATGACATCCCCCCTCCGCGCTTCAGCAAGGACGCCGCCCCTGAGCACACACACCGCGCGCCCTCCACGCGAACAGTCCCATCCCTTTCTATTGTCATGA